GGAGCAtcctggggaaggagcagccaCTTGAGTGGCAGCTGcgggcagcagctctcccaggaGCTCTGCAAATTTGCTTTTTCACTCCTCTCCCTTGAAAAAGGGCTTTtctggcagctcccacacaccctGTGCTTACTGTTCACCCCATGCAGCTCCTGGGTGCAAGAGTGAGACGCTGGGTAGGGGGAGAGTGGAGCTGCTGTCTGTTGATGCAGGGAAGGAACTGCAGGTGACTTTCTGCACAAAAGTAACGTGCCAGGTTTTTCCTGAAATGCCCCAGACAGTGTGCTCCATGCTGGCTGCCAGCCCCCAAGGCCTGTGGGGATGCTGCTCCAGCGCTTAAGGGCACTGCAGGAGAAGgggacagagcagcagagctggccaTGGCTGTTAGCAGCAGACACCGGCCCTGCAGGGGATGCAGGACAGGCGTGGGAGGGGGCATCACTGTACAGTGCTGGGAAACCCCTGGCTGTGTTTGCCAGACAGAGAGGTTCCACGAGACAccacccctggggctgggatgaAAACAGATCTCTTGGTACACCAGGACAGTGAGTCAGGCAGTGCTGAGCGCAGAGCCAGGGGTGTggagccaggcagggctgtgtcCTGGCTGCACTGGCACTGTGATAGCCCCCAGACCTGGGCAGGGCAGCCGTGAAGCCTATATCAGAGAtgctggtcctgctctgcagcctggcccAGGCCCCTGCCATTGGGGATGGTCCATGAGCTGCAGGTGAGAGCAAAAGGGGGGGAAGTTGTGCTACTAGACAGAGACGGAGCCGGGTGGCTGGCTGTTGCTGTTACTCTCAGAGGGGGTCTTGGCAGTGGAGGAGGTGCCCATCGAGCCGCTGTTCCTGAAGATGCGGAGCAGCCTGCGCTTGTAACCCCGGAAGGCGAAGAAGTAGATTATGGGGTCAATGCAGCAGTTGAGGTTCATGAACGCCACAGTTACTTGAAGGGACATTTTGAAGGCTTGCTGCTCACGGCAAGACGGCTGGTAGAGGATCTTCCTGACCATGAACTGGATGATGTTGAGATGATAGGGGCTGAAGCAGAGCAAGACGGCCAGCAGCACCACAAGGATGACGGTGAAGGCCCGGCGGTGGTGCCCATTCTTCACTGTCAGCGGGTTCTCCTTGGCTGTCTGGCAGAGCTTGAGGTTGATCCTCACATAGCACACCAAGATGATGCCCACGGGCAGGAAGAAGCCAAGCACGCAGGCCCCCAGGAGCAGGTAAGGCAGCTTGGGAATCTCCTCAAAGTTGAAGTACTCCATGCACGTCAGCTTGTCACCCATCCTGCGCGTCATGGGCCGCAGGAGCAGCGGCGCTGTCTGCAGGAACACCAGGGACCAGATGAGGACACAGACGCCCCTGGCACGGCTCACCTTCCGGATCCTGCCGGGGTGCCTGGTACGCACCACGGCAATGTAACGGTCCACACTCACACAGGTCATGAAGTAGATGCCCACGTAGGTGTTCATGTAGAAGATGAAGGCCGTGACCCTGCAGAACCAGTCCCCGAAGGGCCAGTCAGACTCCAGGATGTAGTAAGCGATCCTGCCTGGCAGTGCCAGGGTGAAGAGGGCATCGGAGAGGGCCAGGTTCACCAGGTAGAGGTCAGTGGAGTTGAATTTCTTCTTCCTGCGCTGGAAGGTGATGCAGAGGGCCAGGATATTCCCGCAGGCACCAAACACCAGCAGGGCAGTGTAGAAGAGGGAGAAGGTGACTTTGGCAGAGAAGTGGTGGCTGTGCACGTTGCAGCTGCTCTGGTTGCTGGAGGTGAGGTTGGCAGGCGGGAACAGGGCCTCCGCCACAGCCATTTCCTCAGTGTCTCGCAAGTTCTTGCTCTCTCCCTTGGAATAAGAACAGACATGAAACTTGTAGCTTATTGATAATGAGAGTGGCACTCATAGGGCCAGCCCTCATCACAGAGCAACAGGCCTGTCCCCTGCTCCTTGTCACCCCCTCCCTGGCAGCACACAGCTCGAGTCATTTGAAAAAACGTATCTCTTTTGTGATTTCGGTGTGAGTATCTCAACACAGGCTGTGTGACTCATTATCTGCTTGTGGCCAGCTCCTCTTATTtttgaggacttttttttttttttcacaagtcCAGTCAGTGCCAGAAAGGATGAGGGAAGGGGGCTGGGAAGGAGAGCCACCTGTCACACAAACAAGGTCCCAAACTCATCTGGTGGCAGCGATGTCATTTACTCATCACTGTGAGAGGAATGAGGAGCTTTCATTGAGCAAACACCCAGAAAgcggtgggggtgggggtggtggggctgggggtgccagCAGGCAGAGGGGACAAGGAGCACCTTTGCCATCCTCCATCTGGCACCAGAGGGGAAACAAAACTTGAAGAAattcaaagagaggaaaaaaagtcccaGCCTTCTCCACCAAATCCCGCACCCCATCCCTGTCCCAAGCGGAGAGCACCCATGCACCAAAGCCCCTCTCCTCGCACGCCCTCCCGCCGCTCGCCCCACTTTGGTCCACCGGGCCATGGGCAGAGGGTCCCCATCGCCGCCGCCGGGGCTGCCGCATCGCCCGGGACGCctgtcccgtcccgtcccgtcccgtggGTCCGGCCCCGCCACTCACCACTGCTGCCGCTTCCTCCGCGGGCACCGCGCTGCCTCCTGCCCCCGACGGCGGGGATCCCTTCGGGGCGCGGGACTGAGATGCTCACACGGACACCCGACACGCACGAAAGACAATTCAGGGGCTCCAACCAGGGGCCGGCGGtcccgcctcctcctcctctacctcctccacctccttctcctcctcctgcctggtgctgaggaggggaagtGGGGGGTGTGCGGGGTGGGGAGGCGCGGAGCGTCGCTGCCTGCACCCGATTCTCGGGCTCCCCCGGGCCGTGTGAGCGCCTCTCGGGATTCGCTCACGTTATAAAACCACAGCGAGGTCTGGAatttgggttggtttggggttttttttcttcgtTTAGGCTtagtaaaaatgtgttttctttctgggtggtttgggttggttttttttctcggTGTGTGAGAGGCAGGAGGGGTTATTCTCAGTAGCGTCTGTGCTGGAGAAGATAAATGACTGTACCTGCTCAGCAATCGCTCCTGACATCTGAGCTGACTTCGGGTCTTACTCTGAAAATTTCTACAAGGATGCAAAATGCAACCGGGCAACGAAAACGGCCTCAGCTCGGGTTCACGTGAGCTCCAGAGGTTTCAGCCTTGGCTACACACGTATGGCCACGGCAGCAGCACCATCGGACCGTGCCACCTTTCGCCATAAAGTCGGAACGAGTCTCCCACGGAGCTGATGGTACCCGCGGCCAGCACAAGCCACGCTGTGCATGGCTCCCCGGGCTGTGCTGAAGCCCAGGTTTGCCTCTCGTGGAGAGACCACCAGGCACACACAGCCCCTTGAGGCAGAGGCTAACCTGAGTGAAACGAGCCAATTTGCCTTTAGTGGGGAAATATTTTCGTTATTAGGATGGGATATTGCATGGGGAATATAAGGACAAAACCCCCTGTCTCTGCCGCAGCTCTCTCTCGGTGCAGGCTCTGTCGCTGCAAGGTGCAAGGCAGTGGAAGGCTCTGATTTACCCCGGGGCCCCACGAGCAGGTTGCTGGCTGGGCCAGGGCATATCTCTCAGCGGGGAGAGACCACTTCCCTCCTGGGCACTTTCCAAACTCTTTGCAGAAGTGCAGCCTGTCCTATGGCCAGCAGGACGGTCTTCCCCATGGCAGCTATTTACTGGAGATCACTGGGGCTTTCAAATCCCAAGAGGATTTTATGCTCTTTTTAGTGGTTTTAGGGAGTTTTTTTACTTCTTAGTGGTCACGATCTtgctcatttgcttttttttgtcctctccCCAAAACTCCTAGTAAAGTAGGAAATTCCCATCATGGGGCATTCAGGGTGCCACTGAAAATCTCTGAGGCCAAGAAATATCAACGTTAAGGTTACAGTTAGGCTAGACTTAAATTTCCACCCAAGCCAGTAAAGCTCAACTAAATCTTTAATTGCATAATGCTTATAATGTTTTACGACATCGTGGCATTAAAGTCAGTACTAATCTGTGTACTCATGGAGAGTGAGTCACTCGTACAGAAATTACGCAGTGAATGATATTGCCATGAGTTGTAGTGAGAATTTGCTAGCAACCATCTGTTAATGGAGATAAGTTAGTCTCTCGAGGGTTTATATTGCATGAAGGGAAACGTCTTCTGATGAGGGAATAGCTGCTGAGTGAATGATTAAAAATATTCCCAAGATGGGGATTGCCTATCTGCTCATCCATCCAGAGTTCAGCTAAAGACATTTCTGTGGGGCTCAAATGTTCTTGGGCTGTTTTGTCATTACCATGAATATACCTTGATGGATATAACACGACTGTTCCTCCAGGCATCCTGAGCCCACACCAGGCGACAGATCCAGGACTATCCTTTTGCCTATGTAACGCACTGCATGAAATAACAGCTGTGGCTGAAATAAACACTGGGTTTGCCCTGAAGTCAGGGGTGACAGTGGCACTGATGGTGGAAGAGCTGAAACTACCTATGAAAGGCTCCCATCTGCCTCCATTACACTCTCCTCAGAGGAAAGGTCTATCACCAGGGATTAACATGGTCAAGGAAATAAATCCGGGATGAGGCCAGCCGAAATATCATCGCCTTTCAGATGGGTGACTGCAACGCCTCATGCCTCGGGCCAGTCACCACCACCAGTGCTTTGAGATGACCCCTGGGGCATTTTGTGATGCAAATTCATACCTGAGGACTTTGTCCTCCCACATAGTACAGTCCCTCCTGTTGGTCCCTCAGGCTCTGCGCTCAGGTGGGTGCTAAAAACAGGGCTGCAGATCCCAGCGGGGGAATTAGGCACGGATAACCCAGAGGTGCCAGCCCCATTTTGTCAACCCTGGGGACAGAGAGCAGGGCCATGGGAGGGTGCTGCTCTCTGGAGCCCATGGGAGCAGGAAGGCATTGCTGTGACAAAGGGGAGCTTGGATAGAGGAGGGGACTGTGGGAATTCAGCCCCTGAGTGGAGAGTGAGGTCCTTCCCAGGGGACAGGCACAGAGCGAGTCCTGAGGAGCCAAGAGGAGGGTGGTGCTCCAAGCAGCATCACCAGCCCTGTAAACAGGCAGAGAAGTCCAAAGGTCTGGCTGATCAGTGTGTCCAGGGACTTGGGAATGAGGAACGGGGAAAACAATGCTCTCtgtctgattttatttttctttttgcaatgcAGAAGAAAGGAAGTGGGTTCTTCTTTTGTGCAAAACATGCTCCTGCCCTGTGTGCAGCAGGTGCTGTGCTACAGGAGTGCAACCAGCTCCACCCGTGTGCAGGGCTCCGGCACCCTCCACCCGTGTGCATACTGGCAACGGCCCCTTTCTGGTgggagggcagggctgcaggagcccctTCCCAGATGGTGGGACCCCAGTCCCTGCCTCTGCAACACTAGCTGAGATGGAAAGGGATCCCCAGTACGCCCCAGGCAGTGTAGAGAACCCCATCAGCCCCAGTTTGCATCCGTCTCGTTTAAGAGATTTTGTCTTTTACCAAACCCAGCAGTTAGATGAAATGTGGTGTGGGATTTGGGGTGTGAGGTTTGTCTTCAAAGCTGGGTCCgggctttttttctgctgtgccCACATTTGCACAAAGCCCCTTTTCCCTAGGCTTGGCAGAGAGCAAGTGAAGGGTCCTGTAGCCCAGGTACCCATCCATCCCAGGATGAACAAGAGCTGCTGTGTCCTCACTGCCAGGGCCCCATCCAGGGGACACAGAGAACACCTGCTGGGGCAGCCATGTGCAAACACTCAGCATGGAGGGTCTCTTTCCTGGCACATGTGTTATGGCCACTAACCACAGCACaaccccagccagccccagcctggcagccACTTcatgctgcctgcctggaggTTGGTGCTGcccttcccatgggagacatGTGCCTCCAAGTCACTGCATCCCTCTCACATTGTTTGCTCTCTGCCATCGCAGGaaggctctgcagctctctccGTCCTGGAGGCCTTTGCCTGGACACTTCACCCAGGCCCAGCCGAAAGCCAGCCCATAGCTCCTCCAGGGTCAGGTCCCTGAGGCCATCAGCCATGAGTCTGGCCATAGCCAGGGGTGTGACAGGCAAGGAAGGCTTGCAAAGATCTGTCAGAGCCATGCCAGGCTGGCATTTGCCCTCGCACGTGCTGGGAGATCTGGTACAGAGTTTGTTCCAAAGCTTCATGTGAAAAGCCACACTCGAGGATGCTGAGGCTGTTGTTTACAAGCAATGGGGTTTCCCAGAGTTGTGAGATGATTTGGAGCTGGACTTTTTGAAGGCAAGGTAGCATAACAAATGAGGTAACAATCCCTTCACAAAGAGCTGGCAGGAAGTTTGCACCTCTTCTTTCCATTGTATCATCGATTCTCCCTCTTTCCTTTCCACTTTGATTTCTGGtaccttttctctcttctaGTGCAAAACATTTTCAGGAAGCTTGGGGTTTAGACACAAAAATCTCAAATCCATCTGCTTTTGATTTCGATGCAAGAGGCAGGGATtttccccagctcagcccctggtCCCCACTAGTCATCTGGGGCTAGAGCAGAAATTAGGAGAACATCTGATTTTAACACTCACCTGTTCATTCAATAACAGCAGCTGCATGGGGAGGACAATGTTGGAGAGGCTTTAACTGAAGATGAGAATCATAGAGAAAGCAAAATCTATACTTggattcacacacacacagaatcttaagggttggaagggatctcaaaagatcatctagtccagcccacCTGCCACAGTacgaccacctagagtaggtcacacaggaactcgtccaggtcgttttgaatgtccccaaagatggagactccacagctcgTATGGGCAGCCTgatccagtgctctgtcatcctcacagtgaagatattcttccttgtatttctttggaacctcttatgttccagcttataccccttattgccccttgtcctatcattggacatcactgagaaaagcctggctccatcctcctgacactcactctttaaatatttataaacatcaacaaggtcatccctcagtctcctccaagctgaagagccccagctccctcaacctttcatcataagtgagatgctccactccatcatcttggtggccctgtgctgatctctctcccccagctccctggccttcttgaactgaggggcccaaatTCCTACCAATTTGTGACAAAAGtctcaagaaaataatttttatatacTTGAAACCTAATCTGGCCCTAAATCTAAGTGGGAAACACTGAATAACAAAACAGTTGAAATCTACTTCTGCATGACATAACCTGATTCATTCTGCATGTGCAGCACCAAGTCACGATGCAGTCAGGGGAGCGGCGCAGCTCGCTCCAACATCCCCAGCAGTGGGGCACAATGGGgctgctccaggagctgctTCCTTCCACATCCCCTCACCTTCAGCCCCAAAATGTCAGCATGCAGCCTCGCGTGTGGGCCACGTAACCGCCACAGTTTCCACGTGCCTATGATTTCAGTGAGCCTGGCTGCAGAGATGGGGTGGGTATGCTAACAGGGGCAACTCTTAGTCACGTAGATCTGGGCACCTTGGCAGGAGAAATACCGATGAAATTCGCATTATGAAATAATTTCCTCCAGTGAGCATGAAAGACACTTGTTCCCACGCTGCACTGTGACTTAGAAGCTCCattttgattttgcaggaaTAAGATGAAAGTTTTCTTGATATCTGATTTCTGTGGTTAAAAACAATGTTTAAacacttgttaaaaaaaacacacaatcATAAAGCAAGTTTGGAGAACTGAGGTTgtatttttgtctgcttttgttCTTACGCCAGGGCCACATGAGCTACATGTGCACATGCAGGTTTGTAACATGCAGCTATGGCACAAACAAAAGCAACCGGTGTGGAAGATGATcacaaaatgcagaaatgaGCATTCACGATAAAGTGCCAAAAATGCATCTTAATTCAGTCTGGATCTGCGTGATACTAAGCAACAGCTTTTTTTGGTAGGACATCTTTTGTTACTTGTTAATTaggcctttttttccttattttccatttattctTGATGTTAAGTGTTCAGGCCATGTTCTAACCATGTTTAACATGTTCCAGGGAAATACTACAGCAAGTGGAAAAATTAGCATCCTCATGAACACTTCTAAGGGGTGCTCAGCACAGTGCACCAACACCTCATAGGTATACACTACGGCTGAgtctagaatcatagaatcacagaatcacagaatggtaggggttggaagggacctttagagatcatctagtccaactccctgctgaagtaggtccacctagatcaggtcacataggaatatgtctgGTGGGTTtcgaaaacctgcagagaagattccacaccctctctgggcagcctgtgccagggctccctcactctcacagtgaaatagcttttccttatgtttaaacggaattttttgtattccagcttcatcccattaccctttatGCTGTCACTGggtataacagaaaaaagtggtgccctaacctcctgacgtccaccatttatatacttattcatttatatacttattaatattaatgaggttcccccctcagtctcctggtctccagactaaacagccccagttcctgcagcctttcctcataaggaagatgctccaatcccctgatcatcttggtggccctgtgctggactctctccagaaattctctgtccctcctgagctggggaacccagaagtggacacaggactccagatgaggcctcaccagggcagagtagagggggagcagaaactccctcagcctgctgagcacactcttcttgatgcatcccaggatgccattggccttcttggccacgagggcacattgctgactcatatttagtttattatcaatcaggactcccaggtctctctctgcagagctgctcttcagcagttcagcccccagcctgtactggtgcgtgggattgttccttcccagatgcaggactctgcacttgtcctttttcaacctcgtgaggttcctttctgtccagctctcaagccggttgaatggcagcacagccttctggggaatcagacagtcctcccagttggGTGTCATCAGCCCACTTAGTgggagtacactctgtcccctcatccaggtcatgaATGGACCTTTGGAGGTCACCTGGTCTGACCTCTCTGCGTAAGAAGGATCAGATTAATCTGATTGCCCAGAACTGTATCCAGAGAGCTTGGGAATTTCTCCCAGGATGGATACCCTGCTAGCTCTCTGgccaacctgtgccagtgctcggtcactctcacagtgaaaaagtgagggAATCTTCTGTGTTTCAATTTGTGCtcattgcctctggtcctgtcactggacagcactgagcagagcctggctgTGTTGTCTTTGCATCCTCTCTTCAGGTATTTCTGTACATTAATGAGATTGCCCCAAgacttctctaggctgaaccgTGACAGCTCTCTTAGCCTCTCATCATTGGAGACATGTTCCAGAGCCttcatcatcttagtggccctttACTGGACTTTCCAGTATGTCTAAGCCTCTGTTGTACTGAAGATATCAGCCTGGAGCCAGGACaccaggtgtggcctcaccagtgctgagcagagattAAGAATCACCTCTCATCTTTCTGACAGCACTCCTCC
Above is a window of Colius striatus isolate bColStr4 chromosome 1, bColStr4.1.hap1, whole genome shotgun sequence DNA encoding:
- the LOC104551649 gene encoding G-protein coupled receptor 183, yielding MAVAEALFPPANLTSSNQSSCNVHSHHFSAKVTFSLFYTALLVFGACGNILALCITFQRRKKKFNSTDLYLVNLALSDALFTLALPGRIAYYILESDWPFGDWFCRVTAFIFYMNTYVGIYFMTCVSVDRYIAVVRTRHPGRIRKVSRARGVCVLIWSLVFLQTAPLLLRPMTRRMGDKLTCMEYFNFEEIPKLPYLLLGACVLGFFLPVGIILVCYVRINLKLCQTAKENPLTVKNGHHRRAFTVILVVLLAVLLCFSPYHLNIIQFMVRKILYQPSCREQQAFKMSLQVTVAFMNLNCCIDPIIYFFAFRGYKRRLLRIFRNSGSMGTSSTAKTPSESNSNSQPPGSVSV